The Blautia hydrogenotrophica DSM 10507 genome window below encodes:
- a CDS encoding MazG nucleotide pyrophosphohydrolase domain-containing protein codes for MEEKRYTFEELTEIVKILREKCPWDSTQTHESLKVCMEEEASEVIEGIDLLKSTGEWDNLCEELGDVLLQVVLHSVIAQEEGLFTLEDVVTGIARKMVRRHPHIFGKSEFYKDYDGIPSWEEIKRLEKEAREKNKGFL; via the coding sequence ATGGAAGAAAAGAGATACACATTCGAAGAGTTGACTGAGATTGTAAAGATACTGCGCGAGAAATGCCCATGGGACAGCACACAGACCCATGAAAGCCTGAAAGTATGTATGGAGGAAGAAGCCTCGGAGGTGATCGAGGGAATTGATCTTTTGAAAAGTACTGGAGAGTGGGACAATCTGTGTGAAGAGCTGGGAGATGTGCTTCTTCAGGTGGTGCTCCACAGTGTGATTGCTCAGGAAGAAGGATTATTTACCCTGGAGGATGTGGTAACTGGGATAGCCCGTAAGATGGTTCGCAGACATCCGCATATTTTTGGAAAATCTGAGTTTTATAAGGACTATGATGGGATACCCAGTTGGGAGGAAATAAAGCGTCTGGAAAAAGAAGCCAGAGAGAAAAATAAGGGATTTTTGTAA
- a CDS encoding HU family DNA-binding protein — translation MNKTELVAAMAKETKLAKKDVEAVLKSFIDVVSDELKKGEKVQLVGFGTFEVSKRAAREGRNPQTGETMKISASKAPKFKAGKALKDLVNEE, via the coding sequence ATGAACAAAACAGAATTAGTTGCAGCTATGGCTAAAGAGACTAAACTGGCAAAAAAAGATGTAGAAGCTGTTTTAAAATCTTTTATCGATGTAGTGTCTGACGAACTGAAGAAAGGTGAGAAAGTTCAGTTAGTTGGTTTCGGAACTTTCGAAGTAAGTAAGAGAGCTGCAAGAGAAGGAAGAAATCCTCAGACTGGTGAGACGATGAAGATCAGTGCTTCTAAAGCTCCTAAATTCAAAGCTGGAAAAGCATTAAAAGATCTGGTAAACGAAGAATAA
- a CDS encoding RNA-binding S4 domain-containing protein has product MRLDKFLKVSRLIKRRTVANEACDAGRVLVNEKPAKASAKVKPGDVIEIQFGSRNVKVEVLSIAETVRKEEAENLYRYL; this is encoded by the coding sequence ATGCGATTAGACAAATTTTTAAAAGTATCCCGTCTGATTAAGAGACGAACGGTGGCCAATGAGGCCTGCGATGCAGGGCGAGTTCTGGTGAATGAGAAACCTGCGAAAGCGTCGGCGAAAGTAAAACCTGGGGATGTAATTGAAATCCAGTTTGGGAGTAGAAATGTAAAAGTGGAGGTCTTAAGTATTGCGGAGACCGTACGCAAAGAGGAGGCGGAGAACCTGTACAGGTATCTGTGA
- the yabP gene encoding sporulation protein YabP: MEEKKKNFSHSVFLEQRERGKITGVSDVRSFDEKLIVLASGSGVITIKGENLHVEQLNLEHGQVELTGKIDSLVYTEEKTLGQKSESLLSRLFQ; the protein is encoded by the coding sequence TTGGAAGAGAAGAAAAAGAATTTTTCTCACAGTGTGTTTCTGGAACAGAGAGAACGAGGAAAAATTACGGGTGTGTCAGATGTCAGATCGTTTGACGAAAAATTGATTGTCTTGGCGTCAGGCAGCGGAGTTATCACGATAAAAGGAGAGAACCTTCACGTGGAACAACTGAATCTCGAACATGGCCAAGTGGAGCTTACAGGGAAAATCGACAGCCTTGTGTATACGGAGGAGAAAACACTGGGGCAAAAAAGCGAGTCTTTATTGTCAAGACTTTTCCAGTAG
- a CDS encoding FtsB family cell division protein yields the protein MRRSRNSRGIRKRIRMGMASIGVVAVILLGALLYEGQNLQSQLNFYQEKEASLNDQIEEEKERTEEIDKTKEYMETDEYAEDVARNKLGLVKDNEVVFEEEK from the coding sequence TTGAGAAGATCAAGAAACAGTCGAGGCATAAGAAAAAGAATCCGCATGGGAATGGCGAGCATCGGCGTCGTCGCAGTGATTCTGTTAGGAGCACTGTTGTACGAGGGACAGAATTTGCAGAGCCAGTTAAACTTTTACCAGGAAAAAGAGGCCAGTCTGAACGACCAGATCGAGGAAGAGAAGGAGCGGACCGAGGAGATCGATAAGACAAAAGAGTATATGGAGACTGATGAGTATGCAGAGGATGTCGCTCGTAACAAGCTAGGGCTGGTGAAAGACAATGAAGTTGTCTTTGAAGAAGAAAAATAG